A stretch of the Actinoalloteichus fjordicus genome encodes the following:
- a CDS encoding dioxygenase family protein yields MNSIFDPEVPAGAFDEFLLGALPAARTHRAWTPEDGPLPALYLSHGAPPLFDDAPWMRQLLAWSLALPKPRSILIVSAHWEAAPLSLSASAAHTPLVYDFGGFARRYYEMTYPTPDAGQLARRVAAAMPDTEPVHRHRSRGLDHGAWVPLKVMYPLGDVPVLQLSIPTHDPDRLLDIGRRLRALRAEGVLVIGSGFMTHGLPHLTREIITQGVIPGWSTDFDAWAADALARGDVETLAAYRSAAPGMPFAHPTVDHYIPLFVTLGAADDPGRPVTTTIDGYMMGLSKRSFQVA; encoded by the coding sequence ATGAACTCGATCTTCGACCCCGAGGTGCCCGCAGGGGCCTTCGACGAGTTCCTTCTCGGCGCGCTTCCCGCCGCCAGGACCCACCGCGCCTGGACTCCCGAGGATGGCCCGCTGCCCGCCCTCTACCTCAGCCACGGCGCGCCCCCGCTCTTCGACGACGCGCCGTGGATGCGGCAGCTGCTCGCCTGGTCGCTCGCGCTGCCCAAGCCGCGAAGCATCCTGATCGTCAGCGCGCACTGGGAGGCGGCGCCGCTGAGCCTGTCCGCCTCGGCCGCCCACACGCCGCTGGTCTACGACTTCGGCGGCTTCGCCCGTCGGTACTACGAGATGACCTATCCGACGCCGGACGCAGGCCAACTGGCCCGGCGGGTCGCCGCCGCGATGCCCGACACGGAGCCGGTGCACCGCCACCGCAGTCGGGGCCTGGACCACGGGGCCTGGGTACCGCTCAAGGTGATGTACCCGCTGGGCGACGTGCCGGTGCTCCAGCTCAGCATCCCCACGCACGATCCGGACCGACTGCTCGACATCGGGCGGCGACTGCGTGCCCTGCGTGCCGAGGGCGTGCTGGTGATCGGGTCCGGCTTCATGACGCACGGGCTGCCCCACCTGACCAGGGAGATCATCACGCAGGGCGTGATCCCCGGCTGGTCGACCGACTTCGACGCCTGGGCCGCCGACGCGCTGGCCAGGGGAGACGTCGAGACCCTGGCCGCCTACCGCTCGGCCGCGCCCGGCATGCCCTTCGCCCACCCGACCGTCGATCACTACATCCCGCTGTTCGTGACGCTCGGCGCGGCCGACGATCCCGGCAGACCGGTGACCACCACCATCGACGGCTACATGATGGGGCTCTCCAAGCGGTCCTTCCAGGTCGCCTGA
- a CDS encoding MarR family winged helix-turn-helix transcriptional regulator: protein MTEAGRWLSPREQDVWRSYLHAQQALREALDQQLRRDAGMPHAYYQILVALSECEGRRTSMTNLAGKVGSSPSRLSHAVNRLGARGWVSRHRDQDNRRIVLASLTEQGFAALAAAAPGHVREVRRMIFDRLNPEQLDALAAVTAAMTAEPGPA, encoded by the coding sequence ATGACCGAAGCGGGAAGGTGGCTCAGCCCGCGGGAGCAGGACGTCTGGCGGTCCTATCTCCACGCGCAGCAGGCCCTGCGTGAGGCGCTCGATCAGCAGCTCCGGCGCGATGCGGGCATGCCGCACGCCTACTACCAGATCCTGGTCGCGCTCTCGGAATGCGAGGGTCGGCGCACGTCGATGACGAATCTGGCCGGGAAGGTCGGCTCCTCGCCCAGCAGGCTCTCGCACGCCGTGAACCGACTCGGGGCGCGCGGCTGGGTGTCCCGACACCGTGACCAGGACAACCGCCGTATCGTGCTGGCGAGCCTGACCGAGCAGGGTTTCGCCGCCCTGGCCGCCGCCGCCCCCGGTCACGTCCGCGAGGTGCGGCGCATGATCTTCGACCGGCTGAACCCCGAGCAGCTCGACGCGCTCGCCGCCGTCACCGCCGCGATGACGGCCGAGCCCGGCCCGGCCTAG
- a CDS encoding cytochrome P450 family protein, which produces MTVIDPDTTGRDTVDILDPDLLRDPVSGYSRIREQAPSAWANVPGLGPMHLATRYADVRLVLNDPRFVMAAPQRAAGGPDPMELQLQARGVPPECMPYLRAGLTDTDGADHARLRTLVSRAFTVRRVAALRPRVVEITERLLDRLVETARAADDGVVDLLADFAYPLPIIVICELVGIPEADRYRWRRWSEVLVTGSGPEFGEALREMIAWTRELIEQRRAAPADDLISGLIHAQAVDGDRLDDVEMVSLILTLVIAGHETTAHLIGNGTAALLTHPEQYALLRRDPEITSRAVHELLRWCGPALAARMRYASEDLEVGGVVVRRGEAVMPMLVGANHDPRMFPEADRLDITRTPESGRRETHLAFAHGLHYCLGAALARQEGEVAFAALARRFPGLALAVEPTRLERPMAPGSLRLTALPVTL; this is translated from the coding sequence ATGACCGTCATCGATCCGGACACCACGGGCCGCGACACTGTCGACATCCTCGATCCCGACCTGTTGCGCGATCCGGTGAGCGGCTACTCCCGAATCCGCGAGCAGGCGCCGTCGGCCTGGGCGAACGTGCCCGGCCTCGGCCCGATGCACCTTGCCACCCGTTACGCGGACGTCCGGCTAGTCCTGAACGATCCGCGCTTCGTCATGGCCGCCCCGCAGCGGGCCGCAGGCGGACCCGACCCGATGGAGCTGCAGCTGCAGGCTCGCGGGGTTCCGCCGGAATGCATGCCGTACCTGCGCGCGGGGCTCACCGACACCGACGGGGCCGACCACGCACGCCTGCGGACCCTCGTCTCCCGCGCCTTCACCGTCCGCCGCGTCGCCGCGCTGCGCCCTCGCGTGGTGGAGATCACCGAGCGCCTGCTCGACCGGCTCGTCGAGACGGCGAGGGCCGCCGACGACGGCGTCGTGGACCTGCTCGCCGACTTCGCCTACCCGCTGCCGATCATCGTGATCTGCGAGCTGGTCGGCATCCCCGAGGCGGACCGGTACCGCTGGCGCCGCTGGAGCGAGGTCCTCGTGACGGGCAGCGGGCCCGAGTTCGGCGAGGCACTGCGCGAGATGATCGCCTGGACTCGGGAGCTGATCGAGCAGCGACGCGCTGCCCCCGCCGACGACCTGATCTCGGGGTTGATCCACGCCCAGGCGGTCGACGGCGATCGTCTCGACGACGTGGAGATGGTCTCGTTGATCCTCACACTCGTCATCGCGGGGCACGAGACGACCGCTCATCTGATCGGCAACGGCACGGCCGCCCTGCTCACCCATCCCGAGCAGTACGCACTCCTGCGCCGGGACCCGGAGATCACGTCACGCGCGGTGCACGAGCTGCTGCGCTGGTGCGGTCCGGCGCTGGCGGCGCGCATGCGGTACGCGAGCGAGGATCTGGAGGTCGGCGGCGTCGTGGTGCGCCGGGGCGAGGCGGTGATGCCCATGCTGGTCGGGGCCAATCACGATCCCAGGATGTTCCCCGAGGCCGACCGGCTCGACATCACCAGGACACCGGAGAGCGGTCGACGCGAGACCCACCTGGCCTTCGCGCACGGGCTGCACTACTGCCTCGGGGCCGCGCTCGCCCGGCAGGAGGGCGAGGTCGCCTTCGCGGCGCTGGCCAGGCGTTTCCCCGGGCTCGCCCTCGCCGTCGAGCCGACGAGACTGGAGCGGCCGATGGCACCGGGCTCCCTCCGGCTGACCGCACTGCCGGTGACGCTCTGA
- a CDS encoding zinc-binding dehydrogenase, translated as MRAVWLREWGGPEVLVAGQAPDPVAGPGQVVIAVAFANITFVETQFRSGGGPVRADPPALPMIPGNGVGGVVASVGPDVDSGLIGRRVIASAGGRGGYAEQVAVDAAALFEVPDAVALDEAVALLADGRTASWLVDAVAVQPGERVLVEAAAGGVGTLLVQLASAAGARVVAAAGGPAKVEVASRLGAETAVDYLASDWVEQVRAAAGGLDVVFDGVGGDLGRAAFELLGDGGRMLSYGFASGEWAGISEEAAAERGVRLVKGVASPEAMRHFTEQALAAAEAGRLRPVIGQRFALADAAAAHAAIESRATVGKTLLEVRR; from the coding sequence ATGCGCGCAGTGTGGTTGCGAGAGTGGGGCGGGCCGGAGGTCCTGGTGGCGGGGCAGGCGCCCGACCCGGTGGCCGGACCGGGGCAGGTCGTGATCGCGGTGGCCTTCGCCAACATCACCTTCGTGGAGACCCAGTTCCGGTCCGGCGGCGGGCCGGTTCGGGCTGACCCGCCTGCGCTGCCGATGATTCCGGGCAACGGCGTCGGCGGGGTCGTCGCCTCGGTGGGCCCGGACGTCGATTCCGGTCTGATCGGCAGGCGGGTGATCGCCAGTGCGGGCGGCCGGGGCGGCTACGCCGAGCAGGTGGCCGTCGATGCGGCAGCCCTGTTCGAGGTGCCCGACGCGGTGGCGTTGGACGAGGCGGTGGCGCTGCTCGCCGACGGTCGCACCGCGAGCTGGCTGGTCGACGCGGTCGCGGTGCAACCGGGCGAGCGCGTGCTGGTCGAGGCGGCGGCAGGCGGCGTCGGCACGCTGCTCGTCCAGCTCGCGAGCGCTGCGGGCGCGCGGGTGGTGGCGGCGGCAGGCGGCCCCGCCAAGGTCGAGGTGGCGTCCCGACTCGGGGCGGAGACGGCCGTCGACTATCTCGCCTCGGACTGGGTCGAGCAGGTCCGGGCGGCGGCGGGCGGCCTGGACGTCGTCTTCGACGGTGTCGGCGGCGACCTCGGCCGGGCTGCGTTCGAGCTGCTCGGCGACGGCGGGCGGATGCTCAGCTACGGATTCGCCAGCGGCGAATGGGCGGGGATCTCCGAGGAGGCGGCCGCCGAGCGGGGCGTGCGGCTGGTCAAGGGCGTCGCGAGTCCCGAGGCGATGCGGCACTTCACCGAGCAGGCCCTCGCGGCGGCCGAGGCGGGCAGGCTGCGCCCGGTGATCGGGCAGCGGTTCGCGCTTGCCGACGCCGCCGCCGCTCACGCGGCGATCGAGTCGCGGGCGACGGTGGGCAAGACCCTGTTGGAGGTCCGACGATGA
- a CDS encoding NAD(P)-dependent oxidoreductase, translating to MSRQAVTVIGLGPMGQAMASALRRADHPVTVWNRTASKAAALVTEGAVLAATPAEAVAANELVILSLTDYAAMYPILEQAGAALAGRVIVNLSSDTPERTREGAAWVTARGARHLTGGVQVPPPQVATPGAATFYSGPEEVLDAHRSTLEVLTSVDFRGADPGLAALYYQLTIDLFWTTLVGYVHMLAVAAPHDISARYLLPYAAPALAGMPYFLEFYGERIDAGDHRGDVDRLSMAEASLDHVVHTTRAAGVDPTLPAAVLDLVRRGVAAGHGSDSISSLMTVFRRPAS from the coding sequence GTGAGCAGGCAGGCAGTGACCGTCATCGGACTGGGCCCAATGGGGCAGGCGATGGCCTCGGCCCTCCGCAGGGCAGACCATCCCGTGACGGTGTGGAATCGCACGGCGAGCAAGGCGGCGGCGCTGGTCACCGAGGGCGCCGTCCTCGCCGCGACGCCCGCCGAGGCCGTGGCCGCGAACGAACTCGTGATCCTCAGCCTCACCGACTACGCGGCGATGTACCCGATCCTCGAACAGGCGGGCGCCGCGCTGGCGGGCCGGGTGATCGTCAACCTCAGCTCGGACACCCCGGAGCGGACTCGCGAGGGCGCGGCCTGGGTGACCGCCCGAGGCGCCCGACACCTCACCGGGGGCGTCCAGGTTCCGCCGCCGCAGGTCGCGACGCCCGGCGCCGCCACCTTCTACAGCGGTCCCGAGGAGGTCCTCGACGCCCACCGCTCGACGCTGGAGGTGCTGACCTCGGTGGACTTCCGGGGAGCCGATCCCGGTCTGGCCGCGCTGTACTACCAGCTGACGATCGACCTGTTCTGGACGACGCTGGTCGGCTACGTGCACATGCTCGCCGTCGCCGCCCCGCACGACATCAGCGCGCGGTACCTGCTGCCCTACGCCGCGCCTGCGCTGGCCGGGATGCCGTACTTCCTGGAGTTCTACGGCGAGCGGATCGACGCGGGCGATCACCGAGGCGACGTCGACCGGCTGAGCATGGCCGAGGCCAGCCTCGATCACGTCGTACACACCACCCGGGCGGCAGGCGTCGACCCGACACTGCCCGCCGCCGTGCTCGACCTCGTCCGGCGCGGCGTGGCGGCCGGGCACGGCTCGGACAGCATCAGCAGCCTGATGACCGTGTTCCGCAGGCCCGCGTCCTGA
- a CDS encoding TetR/AcrR family transcriptional regulator: protein MTHTESKQVRLPESLGTRDRIVQVTARLLQRQGYEGTPIKQIAQAAGATLGSVYHFFPGGKQELAAEAIGHGDQEFADLLREGLATASDPADALIAVTRLLAEGLRESDWTDGCPVTATALETLGRAPDIQRACDRALRNWQDIVADRLIADGLDEPDARELACTVINALEGAEVTAQVRREEEPLLVAGRHLARLVRSYR from the coding sequence GTGACCCATACCGAGTCGAAGCAGGTCAGGCTGCCGGAGTCCCTCGGCACCCGTGATCGGATCGTCCAGGTGACCGCGCGGCTCCTTCAACGCCAGGGCTACGAGGGCACCCCGATCAAGCAGATCGCGCAGGCCGCCGGGGCCACGCTGGGCTCCGTCTATCACTTCTTCCCCGGCGGGAAGCAGGAGCTTGCCGCCGAGGCGATCGGACACGGCGACCAGGAGTTCGCCGACCTGCTGCGCGAAGGACTCGCCACGGCGAGTGACCCGGCGGACGCGCTGATCGCGGTCACCCGGCTGCTCGCCGAGGGACTGCGCGAGTCGGACTGGACCGACGGCTGCCCGGTCACCGCCACCGCCTTGGAGACCCTCGGGCGGGCCCCGGACATCCAGCGCGCCTGCGACCGGGCCCTGCGCAACTGGCAGGACATCGTGGCCGACCGGCTGATCGCCGACGGCCTCGACGAACCCGACGCACGCGAGCTGGCCTGCACGGTGATCAACGCGCTGGAGGGCGCTGAGGTGACCGCCCAGGTGCGTCGTGAGGAGGAGCCGCTGCTCGTCGCGGGCCGCCACCTGGCCCGGCTGGTCCGGTCTTATCGATAG
- a CDS encoding MFS transporter, with translation MTPSVDAEARSSRDRRDVTKALAALALGGFGIGVTEFATMGLLPQMAESFGVSIPATGNAITFYALGVVVGAPLIVSLAARLPRKGLLMGLMVALAVGNVLSAVAPSASLLVAARFVAGLPHGAFFGVAAVVAAALVPPGRRGRAVARIMIGLTIANLAGVPVATAVGQQVGWRSAYWAVAVIAVVTALAVHRYVPRIAATHGASIVGELRAFGRLQVWFALVTGMIGFGGMFAVYSYISPTTTEVTGLPEAAVPWMLAVFGLGQTVGALIGGRFVDRSVLGSVIGSLIASSSVLALFGLTATLPVLAVVSVFLIGFTSQVLAGALQVHLMDASPDAPSLASASNHSALNIANAAGAWLGGLAITAGWGYASTTWVGVALSLTGLAVALLSVVVARASRSRVLAPAGAPRTRG, from the coding sequence ATGACGCCGTCCGTCGACGCCGAGGCGAGATCGAGCCGCGATCGTCGGGATGTCACCAAGGCCCTGGCCGCGCTGGCGCTGGGCGGCTTCGGCATCGGGGTCACCGAGTTCGCGACGATGGGCCTGTTGCCGCAGATGGCGGAGTCCTTCGGCGTCTCGATCCCGGCGACCGGCAATGCCATCACCTTCTACGCACTCGGTGTCGTGGTGGGTGCGCCGCTGATCGTGAGTCTGGCCGCCCGACTGCCGCGTAAGGGCCTGTTGATGGGGCTGATGGTCGCGCTCGCCGTGGGCAACGTGCTGTCCGCCGTGGCGCCGAGCGCCTCGCTGCTCGTGGCCGCCCGGTTCGTCGCCGGGCTGCCGCACGGGGCGTTCTTCGGGGTCGCCGCCGTGGTGGCGGCCGCGCTCGTCCCGCCTGGTCGGCGGGGTCGCGCGGTCGCCAGGATCATGATCGGACTGACCATCGCCAATCTTGCGGGGGTCCCGGTCGCGACGGCGGTGGGGCAGCAGGTCGGCTGGCGCAGCGCCTACTGGGCGGTGGCGGTGATCGCGGTGGTCACCGCGCTGGCGGTGCACCGGTACGTGCCGAGGATCGCGGCGACGCATGGGGCGAGCATCGTCGGCGAGCTGCGGGCCTTCGGCAGGCTTCAGGTGTGGTTCGCGCTGGTCACCGGGATGATCGGCTTCGGTGGCATGTTCGCCGTGTACTCCTACATCTCGCCGACCACCACCGAGGTCACCGGCCTTCCCGAGGCTGCGGTGCCGTGGATGCTGGCGGTGTTCGGTCTAGGGCAGACCGTGGGGGCCCTCATCGGCGGGCGGTTCGTGGACCGGTCGGTGCTGGGATCGGTGATCGGCTCGCTGATCGCGTCGTCGTCGGTGCTGGCGCTGTTCGGGCTGACGGCAACCCTGCCGGTGCTCGCCGTCGTCTCGGTGTTCCTGATCGGGTTCACGTCGCAGGTGCTGGCCGGTGCGCTTCAGGTGCATCTGATGGACGCCTCGCCGGACGCGCCGTCGCTGGCCTCGGCGTCGAACCACTCGGCGCTCAACATCGCCAACGCCGCCGGGGCGTGGCTCGGCGGCCTGGCCATCACGGCCGGGTGGGGCTACGCGTCCACGACGTGGGTCGGGGTCGCGTTGAGCCTGACCGGCCTGGCCGTGGCTCTGCTGTCCGTCGTGGTCGCCCGCGCGAGTCGCAGTCGGGTGCTCGCCCCGGCCGGTGCTCCTCGGACGCGGGGCTGA
- a CDS encoding integrase core domain-containing protein has translation MATVARSAVLPLRRRTGGRPRSTDAEPTVTGGRRPERATAPADSAPVLRTERLVLNRTLAEEWAYAQVFTNSQHRADALAQFLHHYNHHRAHTALAGQPPITRINNLTGHYT, from the coding sequence GTGGCTACAGTCGCCCGAAGCGCCGTTCTCCCGCTGCGCCGCAGGACGGGCGGCAGGCCCCGATCGACGGACGCCGAACCGACCGTGACCGGCGGGCGACGGCCGGAGCGGGCGACGGCGCCCGCCGACTCGGCACCGGTCCTGCGGACCGAACGGCTCGTACTCAACCGCACCCTCGCCGAGGAATGGGCCTACGCCCAGGTCTTCACCAACTCCCAACACCGCGCCGACGCCCTAGCCCAGTTCCTCCACCACTACAACCACCACCGAGCACACACCGCACTCGCCGGCCAACCACCCATCACCCGCATCAACAACCTCACAGGGCACTACACCTAG
- a CDS encoding lytic polysaccharide monooxygenase auxiliary activity family 9 protein, with translation MSTQTLLPRSAAMKMLAVAGVVVLFLSTLWAGSAFGHGSTIDPPSRNYGCWQRWGHDFQNPAMATQDPMCYQAWQTDTNAMWNWNGLYREGVGGDHQGAIPDGTLCSAGNTGGTRYAALDEPGPWAAVERSTRFTATVHDQALHGADYYRIYVTRQGFDPLTDELGWGDLELAGQTGRIAPGDGRPSGEPSLGGVSVDIEVNAPGRSGRHIVYMIWQASHFDQTFYGCSDVIFR, from the coding sequence ATGTCCACCCAAACTCTGCTGCCGCGATCGGCGGCCATGAAGATGCTGGCCGTCGCGGGTGTCGTGGTGCTGTTCCTGTCGACGTTGTGGGCGGGTTCCGCCTTCGGACACGGCTCGACGATCGATCCGCCGTCCCGAAACTACGGCTGTTGGCAACGCTGGGGGCACGACTTCCAGAATCCGGCGATGGCCACCCAGGACCCCATGTGTTACCAGGCCTGGCAGACCGACACGAACGCCATGTGGAACTGGAACGGCCTTTATCGAGAAGGGGTCGGCGGCGACCATCAGGGCGCCATCCCCGACGGCACCCTGTGCAGCGCGGGCAACACCGGCGGCACCCGATACGCCGCACTCGACGAGCCCGGCCCCTGGGCGGCCGTCGAGCGGAGCACCCGGTTCACCGCGACCGTCCACGACCAGGCGCTGCACGGCGCCGACTATTACCGGATCTATGTGACGAGACAGGGCTTCGACCCGCTCACCGACGAACTCGGGTGGGGCGATCTCGAACTGGCGGGCCAGACCGGCCGGATCGCCCCCGGCGACGGACGGCCCAGCGGGGAACCCTCCCTCGGCGGCGTCTCGGTGGACATCGAGGTGAACGCCCCCGGCCGCTCCGGCAGGCACATCGTCTACATGATCTGGCAGGCCAGCCATTTCGATCAGACGTTCTACGGGTGCAGCGACGTGATCTTCCGCTAG
- a CDS encoding DeoR/GlpR family DNA-binding transcription regulator, translating to MAEETPLIPDQRRELLLKHLRGQMVLSVHQLTEILGVSHMTVRRDIAALEREGRAFSVPGGVRIASQVRQEPSFVDKSMTERPQKLAMAREAARLLRDDATVYLDAGTTMLAMVPHVLEHTGMTVVTNDFSVVDALVGCTEVELIHVGGRIEHANRSSVGRLAARTLEQLSLDLAFISTSSWDLQRGVTTPSSAKVEVKRAAMAAASGSVLVAGSPKYGTYGMYRIAGLRDFDAIITDDGLAEAAAEGIRDLGIELALTAPGGE from the coding sequence ATGGCCGAGGAGACGCCGTTGATCCCGGATCAGCGACGTGAACTGCTGCTCAAGCACCTGCGGGGTCAGATGGTGCTCAGCGTGCATCAGCTCACCGAGATCCTCGGGGTGTCGCACATGACGGTGCGTCGCGACATCGCCGCCCTGGAACGGGAAGGTCGGGCGTTCTCGGTTCCGGGCGGCGTGCGGATCGCCAGTCAGGTCCGTCAGGAGCCGAGCTTCGTCGACAAGTCGATGACCGAGCGACCGCAGAAGCTCGCCATGGCCCGCGAGGCCGCTCGGCTCCTGCGGGACGACGCCACGGTCTACCTGGACGCGGGGACGACCATGCTCGCGATGGTGCCCCACGTCCTAGAGCACACGGGGATGACGGTGGTGACCAACGACTTCTCCGTGGTTGACGCGCTGGTGGGCTGCACGGAGGTCGAGCTGATCCACGTCGGCGGGCGGATCGAGCATGCCAACCGGTCCAGCGTGGGCCGGCTGGCCGCCAGGACGCTCGAACAGCTCTCGTTGGACCTGGCGTTCATCTCCACGAGTTCCTGGGATCTTCAGCGGGGCGTCACGACGCCCTCGTCCGCGAAGGTGGAGGTCAAGCGCGCTGCGATGGCGGCGGCCTCTGGCTCCGTGCTGGTGGCGGGCAGCCCGAAGTACGGCACCTACGGCATGTATCGGATCGCCGGTCTGCGGGACTTCGACGCGATCATCACCGACGACGGCCTGGCCGAGGCCGCGGCCGAGGGCATCCGGGACCTGGGCATCGAACTGGCGCTGACGGCACCGGGCGGCGAGTGA
- a CDS encoding GntP family permease → MSDVYTLVAFGTAILVLVLLIARFKVHPVPTLFIIVTALGLALGMGGLGTIEIITEGFGSTLASVGLLVIFGCVLGKMLELGGAALRITEEAERLLPGKKLPWGIALASMVIGIPLIADTVVLMLIPIVSVMAHRTGISMMKLGPILYIGAYVFTSTMPPGPGPLAATSLLGVEIGQALLWGFVVGFPGILVATFYLLRTKTHVDPKPEYVDDLDLGAAGSGGSGGGVDTKPKTSLTLSLIPVLFPISIIILASFLVPVLGEESTGGQVLGFLGEPVVALFLGCISALPLFGRRWHSKEVLSDVFEQGLKLAAMPIAVTGVGGALAQIIRATGVAESIAGGIETVGISPIFVPFLVAAAVCTITGSNILGVMTAAAIMQPLIESLGLSPLAVYLACATGAQIMKHANSSGFWVTTTLSNMTVGQGIKSIGVASLLSGITGFIVLNVLLALGAV, encoded by the coding sequence ATGTCCGACGTCTACACGCTGGTGGCGTTCGGCACCGCGATTCTCGTTCTGGTGCTGTTGATCGCCCGCTTCAAGGTCCATCCGGTGCCGACGCTGTTCATCATCGTCACGGCGCTGGGTCTGGCGCTGGGCATGGGCGGGCTCGGCACCATCGAGATCATCACCGAGGGCTTCGGCTCGACGCTGGCCAGCGTCGGCCTGCTGGTGATCTTCGGCTGTGTGCTCGGCAAGATGCTCGAACTCGGCGGCGCCGCGCTGCGCATCACCGAGGAGGCCGAGCGGCTGCTCCCCGGTAAGAAGCTGCCCTGGGGCATCGCGCTGGCCTCGATGGTCATCGGAATCCCGTTGATCGCAGATACCGTCGTTCTCATGCTCATCCCGATCGTCTCGGTGATGGCGCACAGAACCGGCATCTCGATGATGAAGCTCGGCCCGATCCTCTACATCGGCGCCTACGTTTTCACCTCCACGATGCCGCCCGGTCCCGGCCCGCTCGCCGCGACCTCGCTGCTCGGCGTCGAGATCGGCCAGGCGTTGCTGTGGGGCTTCGTCGTCGGCTTCCCCGGCATCCTCGTCGCCACCTTCTACCTGCTGCGCACGAAGACCCACGTGGACCCCAAGCCGGAGTATGTCGACGATCTGGACCTCGGCGCCGCGGGATCGGGCGGCTCCGGCGGGGGCGTCGACACGAAGCCGAAGACCAGCCTGACGCTGTCGCTGATCCCCGTCCTGTTCCCGATCTCGATCATCATTTTGGCGTCGTTCCTGGTGCCGGTGCTGGGCGAGGAGTCGACCGGCGGGCAGGTCCTCGGCTTCCTGGGCGAGCCCGTCGTCGCGCTGTTCCTGGGCTGTATCTCCGCGCTGCCGCTGTTCGGCCGTCGCTGGCACAGCAAGGAGGTGCTCTCCGACGTCTTCGAGCAGGGCCTCAAGCTCGCGGCCATGCCGATCGCGGTGACCGGCGTCGGCGGGGCGCTGGCCCAGATCATCCGGGCCACCGGCGTCGCCGAGAGCATCGCGGGCGGGATCGAGACGGTGGGGATCTCGCCGATCTTCGTGCCGTTCCTCGTCGCGGCGGCGGTCTGCACGATCACCGGCTCCAACATTCTCGGCGTCATGACGGCGGCGGCGATCATGCAGCCGCTGATCGAGAGCCTCGGCCTGTCGCCGTTGGCGGTCTACCTGGCCTGCGCCACCGGGGCGCAGATCATGAAGCACGCCAATTCCTCCGGATTCTGGGTCACCACCACGCTGTCGAACATGACGGTGGGACAGGGCATCAAGTCGATCGGTGTCGCCTCGCTGCTCTCGGGGATCACCGGATTCATCGTGCTGAACGTCCTGCTGGCTCTGGGAGCGGTCTGA
- a CDS encoding GNAT family N-acetyltransferase, producing the protein MYAPTPVLSELIRRWQIGWGIARELPPAEEARGGLHVRHGETDRHTEIIALHADEDLDSVRALAEETADSPHWDWLTVPTRHPEAVAAVLAAAGLAMDAGNETFMTVRLDETPDDHPAPEPYTSTVAGTGSVLEATVRHPSRATAARGLMALTGRDAVAHAVETRPAHRRRGLASTVMTTLSREAAARGATTGLLVASPDGERLYSALGWSAQASVLIAKNGVGGRARHSGGARRSRHPELREHGALRSAEPTRI; encoded by the coding sequence ATGTACGCACCGACACCCGTCCTGTCCGAACTGATCCGCCGCTGGCAGATCGGCTGGGGCATCGCGCGGGAGCTGCCGCCCGCCGAGGAGGCACGCGGCGGACTGCACGTCCGGCACGGCGAGACCGACCGGCACACCGAGATCATCGCGCTGCACGCCGACGAGGACCTCGACTCCGTCCGCGCGCTCGCCGAGGAGACGGCCGACTCTCCGCACTGGGACTGGCTCACCGTGCCCACCCGGCACCCCGAGGCCGTCGCGGCCGTCCTGGCCGCTGCCGGGCTGGCGATGGACGCGGGCAACGAGACGTTCATGACGGTGCGACTCGACGAGACTCCCGACGATCACCCCGCCCCCGAGCCGTACACGAGCACCGTCGCAGGCACGGGCTCGGTGCTCGAGGCGACGGTGCGCCACCCGTCACGGGCGACGGCCGCGCGGGGACTCATGGCGTTGACCGGCCGCGACGCCGTGGCGCACGCCGTCGAGACCCGGCCTGCCCATCGGCGACGCGGCCTGGCGTCGACCGTGATGACGACGCTGAGCCGGGAGGCCGCGGCGCGCGGCGCCACGACCGGCCTGCTCGTGGCCAGTCCCGACGGCGAACGGCTGTACTCCGCGCTGGGCTGGTCCGCCCAGGCCTCGGTCCTCATCGCCAAGAACGGGGTCGGGGGCCGGGCTCGGCACTCCGGCGGAGCCCGTCGCTCGCGGCACCCCGAGCTGCGTGAGCACGGCGCGCTGCGGAGTGCGGAGCCGACCCGGATCTGA